The Streptomyces luteogriseus genome includes a window with the following:
- a CDS encoding carbohydrate-binding protein — protein sequence MTPGNNGASTPEDDDPFGYLYADGQANGAQPPSGGGYGYPNSVNRVRAVGTRQYGQQPQNAQTAPYGQVPQQGSYSQPNAHYAAPETLPGGATTAQQQVPGGGGGGRGGRGPNHKGLLIGAIAVVAAVVIGIGVAMLGGDKDKDKASDEVGTDPTQSQESKPSPSKSKAGESAAELPTIDAKALRLGGAATLAQDVEGAQSDGGIYVGNLNQVGSSVTWTVNGVPKDGAYTVFARYSTADEDQEMTLTVNGKPFGSKLNMGNFAHAKDGDFAKGWTKTYAWPTLNKGTNTITVSCADGDKCNVLLDQLWLKAGQVKD from the coding sequence ATGACGCCCGGCAACAACGGCGCGAGCACGCCCGAGGACGACGACCCGTTCGGCTATCTCTACGCCGACGGGCAGGCCAACGGGGCCCAGCCGCCGTCCGGGGGCGGCTACGGCTACCCGAACTCGGTCAACCGGGTGCGAGCGGTCGGTACGCGCCAGTACGGCCAGCAGCCGCAGAACGCACAGACGGCGCCGTACGGCCAGGTCCCGCAGCAGGGCTCCTACAGCCAGCCGAACGCGCACTACGCCGCGCCGGAGACGCTGCCCGGCGGTGCGACCACCGCCCAGCAGCAGGTGCCGGGCGGCGGCGGTGGCGGCCGGGGTGGCCGCGGCCCGAACCACAAGGGCCTGCTGATCGGCGCGATCGCGGTGGTCGCCGCGGTCGTGATCGGCATCGGCGTGGCCATGCTGGGCGGTGACAAGGACAAGGACAAGGCGTCCGACGAGGTGGGCACCGACCCGACCCAGTCCCAGGAGTCGAAGCCGAGCCCTTCGAAGAGCAAGGCCGGGGAGAGCGCGGCGGAGCTGCCCACAATCGACGCCAAGGCGCTGCGTCTCGGCGGTGCCGCGACCCTCGCCCAGGACGTCGAGGGCGCGCAGTCCGACGGCGGCATCTACGTCGGGAACCTCAACCAGGTGGGCTCGTCGGTCACCTGGACCGTCAACGGTGTCCCCAAGGACGGCGCGTACACCGTCTTCGCCCGCTACAGCACGGCGGACGAGGACCAGGAGATGACGCTCACCGTCAACGGCAAGCCGTTCGGCAGCAAGCTGAACATGGGCAACTTCGCCCACGCCAAGGACGGCGACTTCGCCAAGGGCTGGACGAAGACCTACGCCTGGCCGACCCTCAACAAGGGCACCAACACGATCACGGTCTCCTGCGCGGACGGCGACAAGTGCAACGTCCTCCTGGACCAGCTGTGGCTGAAGGCGGGCCAGGTCAAGGACTGA
- a CDS encoding 1-phosphofructokinase family hexose kinase, giving the protein MILTVTLNTALDITYRVRALRPHASHRVSEVTERPGGKGVNVARVLAALGHEVTVTGFTGGATGRVVQEKLAAVPGVVDALVPVAGATRRTVAVVDDRSGDTTQLNEPGPTITPSEWSAFLAAYDDLLPAASAVALCGSLPPGVPVGAYAGLVRTARSFAVPVLLDTSGEPLRRGVAARPDIIKPNSDELAELTGSHDPLRATQDARRRGAGAVVASLGPEGLLAVTREGRWQAVPPASVRGNPTGAGDSVVAGLLSGLVEHLPWPARVVRATALAAATVQAPVAGEFDRGVYEELLTRVTVSGEVSAA; this is encoded by the coding sequence GTGATCCTCACGGTCACGCTGAACACCGCTCTCGACATCACCTATCGCGTACGGGCCCTCCGGCCGCACGCCTCCCATCGCGTCTCCGAGGTGACGGAACGCCCCGGCGGCAAGGGCGTCAACGTGGCCCGGGTGCTGGCGGCCCTCGGGCACGAGGTGACGGTGACGGGGTTCACGGGCGGGGCGACGGGCCGGGTCGTGCAGGAGAAGCTCGCGGCGGTGCCGGGGGTGGTGGACGCGCTGGTCCCGGTGGCGGGCGCGACCCGCCGCACGGTCGCCGTGGTCGACGACCGGTCCGGCGACACGACGCAGCTGAACGAACCGGGCCCGACGATCACGCCGTCCGAATGGTCGGCCTTCCTGGCTGCGTACGACGACCTGCTCCCCGCCGCCTCCGCCGTGGCCCTGTGCGGCAGCCTGCCGCCGGGAGTCCCGGTGGGCGCGTACGCGGGCCTGGTCCGCACGGCCCGCTCCTTCGCGGTGCCGGTCCTCCTGGACACCAGCGGCGAACCCCTGCGCCGTGGCGTCGCGGCCCGCCCCGACATCATCAAGCCGAACTCCGACGAACTGGCGGAACTGACGGGCTCCCACGACCCACTCCGCGCGACCCAGGACGCCCGCCGCCGGGGCGCGGGCGCGGTCGTCGCGTCCCTCGGCCCGGAGGGCCTGCTGGCAGTCACCCGCGAAGGGCGCTGGCAAGCCGTCCCACCGGCTTCCGTACGCGGCAACCCGACGGGCGCGGGCGACTCGGTGGTGGCGGGCCTGCTCTCGGGCCTGGTGGAACACCTCCCCTGGCCGGCCCGGGTGGTACGGGCGACAGCCCTGGCGGCAGCGACGGTGCAGGCACCGGTGGCCGGGGAGTTCGACCGGGGGGTGTACGAGGAGCTGCTGACGAGGGTGACGGTTTCGGGAGAGGTCAGCGCGGCCTAG
- the nagA gene encoding N-acetylglucosamine-6-phosphate deacetylase, whose amino-acid sequence MAADPGARGTARQAPTHPHPATAGHPTVLTGATVILPTETVTNGRVVVNGTRITATAPENAQVIDASGHYVIPGFVDLHNHGGGGASFTSGSVDNILKGIHTHRLHGTTTLVASTVTGDMDFLTQRAGLLSELAEQGDIAGIHFEGPFISPCRKGAHSEALLRDPHPADVRKLIDAARGRAKMLTLATELPGGLDSVRLLAEHGVIAAIGHTDATYEQTVEAIDAGATVATHLFNAMPPLGHRSPGPITALLEDDRITVELINDGTHLHPAALQLAFHHAGADRVAFITDAMDAAGFGDGRYWLGPLEVEVADGVARLTEDGTIAGSTLTLDRAFKRAVTVDGLSVEDAVTALSATPARLLGLADTIGSLEPGKYADLLLLDADFELKGVMRRGEWVVPPQLG is encoded by the coding sequence ATGGCAGCCGACCCGGGGGCGCGGGGAACTGCGCGCCAAGCCCCCACGCACCCGCACCCCGCAACGGCCGGACACCCCACGGTCCTGACCGGCGCGACCGTGATCCTCCCGACGGAAACGGTCACGAACGGCCGGGTCGTCGTCAACGGAACGCGCATCACCGCCACCGCCCCTGAGAACGCCCAGGTCATCGACGCATCCGGCCACTACGTCATCCCCGGCTTCGTCGACCTGCACAACCACGGCGGCGGCGGAGCCTCCTTCACCTCCGGCTCGGTCGACAACATCCTCAAGGGCATCCACACCCACCGCCTGCACGGCACGACCACCCTGGTCGCCTCCACCGTCACCGGCGACATGGACTTCCTCACGCAGCGCGCGGGTCTGCTGAGCGAACTGGCCGAACAGGGCGACATCGCCGGCATCCACTTCGAGGGCCCGTTCATCTCCCCCTGCCGCAAGGGCGCCCACTCCGAGGCCCTCCTGCGCGACCCCCACCCCGCGGACGTCCGCAAGCTGATCGACGCGGCCCGGGGCCGGGCGAAGATGCTCACGCTGGCCACCGAACTGCCCGGCGGCCTCGACTCCGTACGCCTCCTCGCCGAGCACGGCGTGATCGCGGCGATCGGCCACACGGACGCCACGTACGAGCAGACGGTGGAGGCCATCGACGCGGGCGCCACGGTCGCCACCCACCTCTTCAACGCGATGCCGCCGCTCGGCCACCGCTCCCCCGGCCCGATCACGGCTCTCCTGGAGGACGACCGCATCACGGTCGAGCTGATCAACGACGGCACGCACCTGCACCCCGCGGCGCTGCAACTGGCGTTCCACCACGCGGGAGCGGACCGGGTCGCGTTCATCACGGACGCGATGGACGCGGCCGGCTTCGGCGACGGCCGCTACTGGCTGGGACCGCTGGAGGTGGAGGTCGCCGACGGCGTGGCCCGGCTGACGGAGGACGGCACGATCGCCGGCTCGACGCTCACCCTGGACCGCGCGTTCAAGCGGGCGGTCACGGTCGACGGCCTCTCCGTGGAGGACGCGGTGACGGCCCTGTCCGCCACCCCGGCCCGCCTGCTCGGCCTGGCCGACACGATCGGCTCACTGGAGCCCGGCAAGTACGCCGACCTGCTGCTCCTGGACGCCGATTTCGAGCTGAAGGGCGTCATGCGCCGGGGCGAATGGGTGGTCCCTCCCCAACTGGGCTGA
- a CDS encoding ROK family protein, translating into MRHVIALDVGGTGMKAALAGPGGEVLHRARRATGRAQGPDAVVAGILDFAAELRAYGAEHFGTPASAAGVAVPGIVDEAHGVAVYAANLGWRDVPLRALLAERLGVPVALGHDVRTGGLAEGRVGAGRGADRFLFVALGTGIAGAIGVDGRVEAGAHGFAGEIGHIVVRPGGAPCPCGQHGCLERFASAAAVSEAWAAACGDPGADAADCAKAVDSGAPKARAVWQQAVDALADGLVTALTLLDPRILIIGGGLAEAGETLFTPLREAIRQRVTFQKQPSLVPAALGDSAGCLGAGLLAWDLLASTDRMEVTP; encoded by the coding sequence GTGAGACATGTCATCGCCCTCGACGTGGGCGGCACCGGAATGAAGGCCGCGCTGGCCGGGCCCGGGGGCGAGGTACTGCACCGGGCCCGCCGGGCCACCGGACGCGCCCAGGGACCGGACGCCGTCGTCGCGGGCATCCTCGACTTCGCCGCCGAGCTGCGCGCGTACGGCGCCGAGCACTTCGGCACGCCCGCGTCCGCCGCCGGCGTGGCCGTCCCCGGCATCGTCGACGAGGCGCACGGCGTCGCCGTCTACGCGGCCAACCTCGGCTGGCGCGACGTCCCGCTGCGCGCCCTGCTGGCGGAGCGGCTCGGCGTCCCGGTCGCCCTCGGCCACGACGTGCGCACCGGCGGCCTCGCCGAGGGGCGGGTCGGCGCGGGCCGGGGCGCGGACCGGTTCCTGTTCGTGGCCCTGGGCACCGGCATCGCGGGGGCCATCGGCGTCGACGGCCGGGTCGAGGCGGGCGCGCACGGTTTCGCGGGCGAGATCGGCCACATCGTCGTACGCCCCGGCGGAGCCCCATGCCCCTGCGGGCAGCACGGCTGCCTGGAGCGCTTCGCCTCGGCGGCTGCCGTGAGCGAGGCCTGGGCCGCGGCCTGCGGTGACCCGGGCGCGGACGCGGCGGACTGCGCGAAGGCGGTGGACTCCGGCGCCCCGAAGGCCCGGGCGGTCTGGCAGCAGGCGGTCGACGCCCTGGCCGACGGCCTGGTCACGGCCCTGACGCTGCTGGACCCCCGCATTTTGATCATCGGTGGCGGGCTGGCGGAGGCGGGAGAGACCCTGTTCACGCCGTTGAGGGAGGCCATCCGCCAGCGGGTCACCTTCCAGAAACAGCCGTCACTCGTCCCGGCGGCGCTGGGTGACAGCGCAGGCTGTCTCGGCGCGGGCCTGCTGGCCTGGGATCTTCTGGCATCGACCGACCGCATGGAGGTAACGCCCTGA
- a CDS encoding ABC transporter substrate-binding protein, translating into MAGTIAVVSALGMTAVLGGCGVTGGSADVTLKLVAADYGDSASNGSKKYWDKLVEEYEADHPDVKVEVSVYSWNDVDRKVREMVAAGDPPDMAQIGAYADYAAQDQLYKADELLSIRTQADFVGQLASAGQVKGVQYGLPFAASTRVLFYNKTLFAKAGITPPESWDDLAEDAEALKAKGVKYPYALPLGPEEAQAETMQWMLSGGGGYTDGVDSYGIDSPENIDTFSWLKEDLVGKDLTGPVAPGELNRAGAFAAFAKGEVGMLNGHPSLMKIAAKNGVKYGMVPTPGKDGPSRSTLGVTDWMTAFRKNGHRDQVGEFLDFVYSEKNVLAFSREYDLLPVTSSASGTMAASDEDRHLRPFLEELLASELYPVGKTSWADVSSQVKQQIGKAVAPGGSPSGVLGHLQAAAVRAESAE; encoded by the coding sequence ATGGCAGGAACGATCGCGGTGGTGTCCGCACTGGGCATGACGGCGGTCCTCGGCGGCTGCGGCGTCACGGGCGGCTCGGCCGACGTGACCCTGAAGCTGGTCGCCGCCGACTACGGCGACAGCGCGTCCAACGGCTCGAAGAAGTACTGGGACAAGCTCGTCGAGGAGTACGAGGCCGACCACCCCGACGTCAAGGTCGAGGTCAGCGTCTACTCCTGGAACGACGTCGACCGCAAGGTCAGGGAGATGGTCGCCGCCGGGGACCCGCCGGACATGGCGCAGATCGGCGCGTACGCCGACTACGCCGCCCAGGACCAGCTCTACAAGGCCGACGAGCTGCTCTCCATACGCACGCAGGCCGACTTCGTCGGGCAGTTGGCCTCCGCGGGCCAGGTGAAGGGCGTGCAGTACGGGCTGCCGTTCGCCGCCTCCACCCGCGTCCTCTTCTACAACAAGACCCTCTTCGCCAAGGCCGGCATCACCCCGCCCGAGTCCTGGGACGACCTGGCCGAGGACGCCGAGGCGCTCAAGGCGAAGGGCGTGAAGTACCCCTACGCGCTGCCCCTCGGCCCGGAGGAGGCGCAGGCCGAGACGATGCAGTGGATGCTCAGCGGCGGGGGCGGCTACACCGACGGCGTCGACAGCTACGGCATCGACTCCCCGGAGAACATCGACACCTTCTCCTGGCTGAAGGAGGACCTGGTCGGCAAGGACCTGACCGGGCCGGTCGCGCCCGGCGAGCTGAACCGGGCCGGGGCGTTCGCCGCCTTCGCCAAGGGCGAGGTCGGCATGCTCAACGGCCACCCCTCGCTGATGAAGATCGCCGCGAAGAACGGCGTCAAGTACGGGATGGTGCCCACGCCGGGCAAGGATGGCCCGAGCAGGTCCACGCTCGGCGTCACCGACTGGATGACGGCGTTCCGCAAGAACGGCCACCGCGACCAGGTGGGCGAGTTCCTCGACTTCGTCTACAGCGAGAAGAACGTGCTGGCCTTCTCCCGCGAGTACGACCTGCTGCCGGTCACCTCCTCCGCGTCCGGCACGATGGCCGCCTCCGACGAGGACCGGCACCTCAGGCCGTTCCTGGAGGAGCTGCTGGCCTCCGAGCTCTACCCCGTCGGCAAGACGTCCTGGGCCGACGTCAGTTCCCAGGTCAAGCAGCAGATCGGCAAGGCCGTCGCGCCCGGCGGCAGCCCCTCGGGCGTCCTCGGCCATCTCCAGGCGGCGGCCGTCCGGGCGGAGAGCGCGGAGTAG
- a CDS encoding DUF3263 domain-containing protein — translation MDEDTGEQGLGRRERDILALERRGFSGPGAKERAIREELDLAPVRYYQLLNALLDDARALAHDPVTVNRLRRVRERRRSER, via the coding sequence ATGGATGAGGACACGGGTGAGCAGGGGCTGGGGCGTAGGGAGCGGGACATTCTCGCGCTCGAACGCCGGGGCTTCTCCGGGCCCGGTGCGAAGGAACGGGCCATACGTGAGGAGCTGGACCTCGCTCCCGTTCGCTACTACCAGCTGCTCAACGCCCTGCTGGATGACGCTCGGGCGTTGGCGCATGATCCGGTGACGGTGAATCGGCTGCGGCGTGTTCGGGAGCGGCGTCGGTCCGAGCGGTGA
- the otsB gene encoding trehalose-phosphatase codes for MSSLPTPATQAGQDGLDALLAQPGKALIGLDFDGTLAPIVADPELARAHPRALSALAALAPKVAAVAVITGRPAEVAVRNGGFADVPGLEHLVVLGHYGAERWDARSGKVTAPEPHPGVAAVRAELPGLLDGSGTWVEDKGRAVAVHTRRAADPQAAFDALREPLTELATRHGLIVEPGRMVLELRPPGMDKGVALSEFAREIDAGSVLYAGDDLGDLPAYSAVDTLRTTGTPGLLVCSGSDEVTELRERADVVVDGPEGVVDLLAELADRVG; via the coding sequence ATGAGCAGCCTTCCCACCCCCGCCACGCAGGCCGGGCAGGACGGCCTCGACGCCCTCCTCGCACAGCCCGGCAAGGCACTGATCGGGCTCGACTTCGACGGGACGCTCGCGCCGATCGTGGCCGATCCTGAGCTGGCCCGGGCCCATCCCCGGGCGCTGTCCGCGCTGGCCGCCCTCGCGCCGAAGGTGGCCGCCGTGGCGGTGATCACCGGCCGGCCGGCCGAGGTCGCGGTCCGCAACGGCGGCTTCGCGGACGTGCCGGGTCTGGAGCACCTCGTCGTTCTCGGGCACTACGGCGCCGAGCGGTGGGACGCCCGCAGCGGCAAGGTCACCGCGCCCGAGCCGCACCCGGGCGTCGCGGCCGTACGCGCCGAGCTGCCCGGGCTGCTCGACGGCAGCGGGACCTGGGTCGAGGACAAGGGCCGGGCGGTGGCCGTGCACACCCGCCGGGCCGCCGACCCGCAGGCCGCCTTCGACGCCCTGCGCGAGCCGCTCACCGAGCTGGCGACCCGGCACGGCCTGATCGTCGAGCCCGGCCGCATGGTCCTCGAACTGCGCCCGCCCGGCATGGACAAGGGCGTCGCCCTGAGCGAGTTCGCCCGCGAGATCGACGCCGGATCCGTGCTCTACGCCGGCGACGACCTGGGCGACCTGCCCGCCTACTCCGCCGTCGACACCCTCCGCACGACCGGCACCCCGGGCCTGCTGGTGTGCAGCGGCAGCGACGAGGTGACCGAACTGAGGGAGCGGGCGGACGTGGTGGTGGACGGCCCGGAGGGAGTGGTGGACTTGCTGGCCGAGCTGGCCGATCGGGTCGGTTGA
- a CDS encoding alpha,alpha-trehalose-phosphate synthase (UDP-forming), giving the protein MASTYGAAQVLVASNRGPVSYTVGEDGSLDAKRGGGGLVSGLSAIGSDADALWVCSALSDGDREAVRRGIGEDGVRMLDIPADVHADAYNGIANSVLWFVHHMLYQTPLEPVFDAEFRRQWASYEAYNRAFAEALAEEAAQGAAVVVQDYHLTLVPGMLRELRPDLRIGHFSHTPWAPPEYFRMLPDDVAGQVLRGMLGADRLGFLTERWAEAFTACAERFAGGLGGTRVGVHGLGADADFLRKRAHEADVEERMAALRQEIGEGRRTIVRVDRTELSKNIVRGLLAYRRLLEAHAEWRERVVHVAFAYPSRQDLAVYRDYTAEVQRLSEEINAEYGTPGWTPVVLNLKDDFARSLAAYRLADVALVNPIRDGMNLVAKEVPVVSDAGCALVLSREAGAHEELGEDAITVNPYDVTGTAAALHEALSMRPEERAERSKRLAAAATALPPAQWFVDQLDALRG; this is encoded by the coding sequence ATGGCTTCAACGTACGGTGCTGCGCAGGTGCTGGTGGCCTCCAACCGGGGTCCCGTCTCGTACACGGTGGGCGAGGACGGTTCGCTGGACGCCAAACGAGGCGGCGGCGGACTGGTCTCCGGGCTCTCCGCCATCGGCTCCGACGCGGACGCGCTGTGGGTGTGCTCGGCGCTGTCCGACGGCGACCGGGAGGCGGTCCGGCGCGGAATCGGCGAGGACGGCGTGCGGATGCTGGACATCCCGGCCGACGTGCACGCCGACGCGTACAACGGCATCGCCAACTCGGTCCTGTGGTTCGTGCACCACATGCTCTACCAGACGCCCCTGGAGCCGGTCTTCGACGCGGAGTTCCGGCGGCAGTGGGCGTCCTACGAGGCGTACAACCGGGCGTTCGCCGAGGCGCTGGCCGAGGAGGCGGCGCAGGGCGCGGCGGTCGTGGTGCAGGACTACCACCTGACGCTGGTGCCGGGCATGCTCCGCGAGCTCCGGCCCGACCTGCGCATCGGGCACTTCTCGCACACGCCGTGGGCGCCGCCCGAGTACTTCCGGATGCTGCCGGACGACGTGGCCGGGCAGGTGCTGCGCGGCATGCTCGGCGCGGACCGCCTCGGCTTCCTCACCGAGCGCTGGGCGGAGGCGTTCACCGCGTGCGCCGAGCGGTTCGCCGGTGGGCTCGGCGGCACCAGGGTCGGGGTGCACGGCCTCGGTGCCGACGCGGACTTCCTGCGCAAGCGGGCGCACGAGGCGGACGTCGAGGAGCGGATGGCCGCGCTGCGGCAGGAGATCGGCGAGGGCCGCCGCACCATCGTCCGGGTCGACCGCACCGAGCTGTCCAAGAACATCGTGCGCGGCCTGCTGGCCTACCGCCGGCTGCTGGAGGCGCACGCCGAGTGGCGCGAGCGGGTGGTGCACGTCGCCTTCGCGTACCCGTCCCGGCAGGACCTCGCGGTGTACCGGGACTACACGGCCGAGGTGCAGCGGCTCTCGGAGGAGATCAACGCCGAGTACGGGACGCCGGGGTGGACCCCGGTCGTACTCAACCTCAAGGACGACTTCGCCCGCTCTCTGGCCGCCTACCGGCTGGCCGACGTGGCCCTCGTCAACCCCATCCGCGACGGCATGAACCTCGTCGCCAAGGAGGTCCCGGTGGTCTCCGACGCGGGCTGCGCGCTGGTGCTGTCGCGGGAGGCCGGGGCGCACGAGGAGCTGGGCGAGGACGCGATCACGGTGAACCCCTACGACGTCACGGGCACGGCGGCAGCCCTGCACGAGGCCCTGTCGATGCGCCCGGAGGAACGCGCCGAACGCAGCAAGCGCCTGGCCGCGGCGGCGACGGCACTGCCACCGGCGCAGTGGTTCGTCGACCAGCTCGACGCGCTGAGGGGCTGA
- a CDS encoding glucosyl-3-phosphoglycerate synthase, with amino-acid sequence MLEEVERWLSTRSWSATERPLHRILAAKQRTGQTVSVVLPALNEEATVGDIVSVIRHDLMRQVPLVDELVVVDSGSTDRTSEVAAAAGARVVHRDGILPHLPAVPGKGEVLWRSLLVTHGDIVCFVDADLRDFSSDFVSGIVGPLLTDPDVDLVKAMYDRPLAGAAGQGGRVTELMARPLLNMHWPQLAGFVQPLGGEYAARRSLLEQLPFPVGYGVELGMLVDALHLAGLDALAQVDVGVRKHRHQDGQALGRMAAAIYRTAQLRLARGHLMRPSLTQFERGADGFEPRTYSVDTEERPPMVDIAEYQARKAA; translated from the coding sequence GTGCTGGAAGAAGTCGAGCGCTGGCTGAGCACCCGTTCCTGGTCCGCGACCGAGCGCCCGCTCCACCGGATCCTGGCCGCCAAGCAGCGCACCGGCCAGACGGTCAGCGTGGTGCTGCCCGCCCTCAACGAGGAGGCGACGGTCGGCGACATCGTCTCCGTCATCCGCCACGACCTGATGCGGCAGGTCCCACTCGTCGACGAGCTGGTCGTCGTCGACTCGGGGTCGACCGACCGCACGTCCGAGGTGGCCGCCGCCGCGGGCGCGCGGGTGGTGCACCGGGACGGGATACTCCCGCACCTGCCCGCCGTGCCCGGCAAGGGCGAGGTGCTGTGGCGCTCGCTGCTCGTCACCCACGGGGACATCGTCTGCTTCGTCGACGCGGACCTGAGGGACTTCTCGTCCGACTTCGTCTCGGGGATCGTGGGCCCGCTGCTCACGGACCCGGACGTGGACCTGGTGAAGGCCATGTACGACCGCCCCCTCGCCGGCGCCGCGGGGCAGGGCGGCCGGGTCACCGAGCTGATGGCACGCCCGCTGCTCAACATGCACTGGCCGCAGCTGGCCGGCTTCGTGCAGCCGCTCGGCGGCGAGTACGCGGCCCGCCGCTCCCTGCTGGAGCAGCTGCCGTTCCCCGTCGGGTACGGCGTGGAGCTGGGCATGCTGGTCGACGCCCTGCACCTGGCGGGCCTGGACGCCCTCGCCCAGGTCGACGTCGGCGTGCGCAAGCACCGGCACCAGGACGGGCAGGCGCTGGGCCGGATGGCCGCCGCGATCTACCGCACGGCCCAGCTGCGGCTGGCCCGCGGGCATCTGATGCGGCCCTCCCTGACGCAGTTCGAGCGGGGCGCGGACGGCTTCGAGCCGCGGACGTACTCCGTGGACACCGAGGAGCGTCCGCCGATGGTGGACATCGCCGAGTACCAGGCGCGGAAAGCGGCCTGA
- the thrC gene encoding threonine synthase yields the protein MAVQTVASTTDSTVDLGPAAALSCRECGHRVPLGPVFACQECFGPLEIAYDFSAYDTEELRKRIEAGPANIWRYAPLLPVPADVADKPNINPGWTKLVKADNLARELGVDAGKLFVKDDSGNPTHSFKDRVVAQALEAARAFGFTTLSCSSTGNLAGAVGAAAARAGFRSCVFIPHDLEQGKVVMAAVYGGELVGIEGNYDDVNRFCSELIGDPAGEGWGFVNVNLRPYYAEGSKTLAYEICEQLGWRLPDQLVVPIASGSQLTKIDKGLQELIKLGLVEDKPYKIFGAQAEGCSPVSVAYKAGHDVVRPQKPNTIAKSLAIGNPADGPYVLDIARRTGGAVEDVNDEQVVDAIKILARTEGIFAETAGGVTVGVTKKLLENGLLDPSKSIVVLNTGDGLKTLDAVAGTGLTATIRPSLESFREAGLV from the coding sequence ATGGCTGTGCAGACTGTTGCAAGCACCACTGACTCCACCGTAGACCTCGGTCCCGCCGCGGCGCTGAGCTGCCGCGAGTGCGGTCACCGCGTCCCCCTCGGACCGGTCTTCGCGTGCCAGGAGTGTTTCGGCCCGCTGGAGATCGCCTACGACTTCTCGGCCTACGACACCGAAGAGCTCCGCAAGCGCATCGAAGCGGGACCCGCGAACATCTGGCGCTACGCCCCGCTGCTGCCGGTCCCGGCCGACGTCGCGGACAAGCCGAACATCAACCCCGGCTGGACCAAGCTCGTCAAGGCCGACAACCTCGCGCGCGAGCTGGGCGTCGACGCCGGCAAGCTGTTCGTGAAGGACGACTCCGGCAACCCGACGCACTCCTTCAAGGACCGCGTCGTCGCGCAGGCCCTGGAGGCCGCCCGCGCCTTCGGCTTCACCACGCTCTCCTGCTCCTCCACCGGCAACCTCGCCGGTGCGGTGGGCGCCGCCGCGGCCCGCGCCGGCTTCCGCTCGTGCGTGTTCATCCCGCACGACCTGGAGCAGGGCAAGGTCGTCATGGCCGCGGTCTACGGCGGCGAGCTCGTCGGGATCGAGGGCAACTACGACGACGTGAACCGCTTCTGCTCCGAGCTGATCGGCGACCCGGCGGGCGAGGGCTGGGGCTTCGTCAACGTCAACCTCCGGCCGTACTACGCGGAGGGCTCCAAGACCCTCGCGTACGAGATCTGCGAGCAGCTCGGCTGGCGGCTGCCGGACCAGCTGGTGGTGCCCATCGCCTCCGGCTCGCAGCTGACGAAGATCGACAAGGGTCTTCAGGAGCTGATCAAGCTCGGTCTGGTCGAGGACAAGCCCTACAAGATCTTCGGTGCGCAGGCCGAGGGCTGCTCGCCGGTGTCCGTCGCCTACAAGGCCGGGCACGACGTCGTCCGCCCGCAGAAGCCGAACACCATCGCCAAGTCGCTGGCCATCGGCAACCCGGCGGACGGGCCCTACGTGCTGGACATCGCGCGGCGGACCGGCGGTGCGGTGGAGGACGTGAACGACGAGCAGGTCGTCGACGCGATCAAGATCCTCGCGCGCACCGAGGGGATCTTCGCGGAGACCGCCGGTGGTGTGACGGTGGGCGTGACGAAGAAGCTGCTGGAGAACGGGCTGCTCGACCCGTCGAAGTCGATCGTCGTTCTGAACACCGGTGATGGTCTGAAGACGCTGGACGCGGTGGCGGGGACCGGGCTCACCGCGACCATCCGTCCCAGCCTGGAGTCGTTCCGGGAAGCCGGACTCGTCTGA
- a CDS encoding MoaD/ThiS family protein has product MSVTVRIPTILRTYTGGQAEVAAEGANLGEVIADLEKNHTGIAARVLDDQGKLRRFVNVYVNDDDVRFEQGLETATPDGAGVSIIPAVAGG; this is encoded by the coding sequence ATGAGCGTCACCGTTCGGATCCCCACCATCCTGCGTACCTACACCGGCGGGCAGGCCGAGGTCGCCGCCGAGGGCGCGAACCTCGGCGAGGTCATCGCCGACCTCGAGAAGAACCACACCGGGATCGCCGCCCGGGTGCTGGACGACCAGGGCAAGCTGCGCCGGTTCGTCAACGTGTACGTCAACGACGACGACGTGCGGTTCGAGCAGGGTCTGGAGACGGCCACCCCGGACGGTGCCGGCGTGTCGATCATTCCCGCCGTCGCCGGCGGCTGA
- a CDS encoding cold-shock protein — MAQGTVKWFNAEKGYGFIAVDGGADVFVHYSAIQMDGYRTLEEGQRVEFEISQGQKGPQADMVRVAA; from the coding sequence ATGGCTCAGGGCACCGTCAAGTGGTTCAACGCGGAGAAGGGGTACGGCTTCATCGCGGTCGACGGTGGTGCGGATGTTTTCGTCCACTACAGCGCGATTCAGATGGACGGCTACCGCACCCTTGAAGAGGGCCAGCGGGTCGAGTTCGAGATCTCGCAGGGCCAGAAGGGACCGCAGGCCGACATGGTTCGCGTCGCTGCCTGA